One Nocardiopsis changdeensis genomic region harbors:
- a CDS encoding relaxase/mobilization nuclease domain-containing protein, translating to MIAKVMRGKDTRGLLDYLYGPGSANEHIDPHLVAAWRTLAVPDPGRSPSPAADLAVLARRLDRFVRPRGRHHVWHCAVRVAPTDHPLDDAQWAHIARRLADAAGVAPAGDARACRWVAVRHDGVESHHIHLLATLARQDDATPDIHNDALRLRTACRELEDELGLRPTSASDRTSAPAPSRGETEKARRQGWERPTRAVLEEEARRAAAAARTEAGFFTALTGRGVLLRRRGADPVVGYALALDRDRLDSGEPVWFSGGSLAPDLSLPRVRARFAGAPVLPDPAAAAAPWPALATVVEEVARDWPYLDGGQRAAVAAALSDAFTALPLAAPEPWRPPLASAARQWSHAGRPPVAAVPTVLAAQVREAARALCAAPRTTPAAGCRRALTALVRTADQIRSWYTSHAWGPQERAAHAAGALLWELVEDNDPATYTPYR from the coding sequence GTGATCGCCAAGGTCATGCGCGGCAAGGACACCCGGGGCCTGCTCGACTACCTGTACGGGCCCGGAAGCGCCAACGAGCACATCGATCCCCATCTGGTGGCGGCCTGGCGCACCCTGGCCGTCCCCGACCCCGGGCGCTCCCCCTCCCCGGCCGCAGACCTGGCGGTGCTGGCCCGCCGCCTGGACCGGTTCGTACGCCCCCGGGGGCGCCACCACGTCTGGCACTGCGCCGTGCGCGTCGCCCCCACCGACCACCCTCTGGACGACGCCCAGTGGGCGCACATCGCCCGCCGCCTGGCCGACGCCGCAGGCGTGGCCCCCGCCGGTGACGCCCGCGCGTGCCGGTGGGTCGCGGTGCGCCATGACGGGGTCGAGAGCCACCACATCCACCTGCTGGCCACCCTGGCCCGCCAGGACGACGCCACCCCTGACATTCACAACGATGCCCTGCGCCTGCGCACCGCGTGCCGGGAGCTGGAGGACGAGCTGGGGCTGCGCCCCACCAGCGCCTCCGACCGCACCTCCGCCCCCGCCCCGTCCCGCGGGGAGACCGAGAAGGCGCGCCGCCAGGGCTGGGAGCGGCCCACCCGCGCCGTTCTGGAGGAGGAGGCCCGCCGCGCGGCCGCCGCCGCCCGCACCGAGGCCGGGTTCTTCACCGCCCTGACCGGCCGCGGGGTGCTGCTGCGCCGCCGCGGCGCCGACCCGGTGGTGGGCTACGCCCTGGCTCTGGACCGCGATCGCCTCGACAGTGGGGAACCGGTGTGGTTCTCCGGCGGTTCCCTGGCCCCGGACCTGTCCCTGCCCCGGGTGCGCGCACGTTTCGCCGGGGCGCCGGTGCTCCCGGATCCGGCGGCCGCGGCGGCTCCCTGGCCGGCCCTGGCCACTGTGGTGGAGGAGGTGGCCAGGGACTGGCCATACCTGGACGGCGGGCAGCGGGCCGCAGTGGCCGCCGCCCTGTCGGACGCCTTCACCGCCCTGCCCCTGGCCGCCCCCGAACCGTGGCGGCCGCCGCTGGCCAGCGCAGCACGGCAGTGGTCCCACGCGGGACGGCCGCCGGTGGCCGCCGTCCCCACCGTCCTGGCCGCACAGGTGCGCGAGGCGGCCCGGGCCCTGTGCGCCGCACCGCGCACCACCCCTGCCGCGGGGTGCCGGAGGGCGCTTACCGCCCTGGTCCGCACCGCCGACCAGATCCGCTCCTGGTACACCTCCCACGCGTGGGGCCCCCAGGAACGGGCGGCCCATGCCGCCGGTGCTCTCCTGTGGGAGTTGGTGGAGGACAACGACCCCGCTACCTATACGCCGTATAGGTAG
- a CDS encoding DUF2637 domain-containing protein: protein MPDLPSTASWWLICALALAVTGALVWGVRRATTRAARPGRRAGAVPLHGGYLAATAVIAVVALGLILVAFTMSYAALYEAATWLAHTQLHAINGGDLRFLFPLGIDAVIVYFLAMDLLMEWQGRRHALNRWAAYALSAITIILNVSQGDGSTASYLGHADSPIVIILIAEGVAAWIRHLAGLAHGQAADRIPAGRWIAHPVSTLKVVRLMLGWGITSYPQALEHEQRRQLAYAMLREQHGRTWRRHTPRHLRWMLDNGYELDTAFELTRAMTSATVAMTATEVQHLATPGGQALGHALAAPSEAEDEGNAAPYREEAGNQEATPVAPAQEELAHAAPVTDRASAASAAQVAPAPVALPEQVLAETAPTPSFRPEPVSQTEPEPAPTPTLGVLSPEQKRRRVQELLVTHPEMTDAELAEQIGSSPRTARRYRAELGYHRSPVATRGHTPSDDGQRGGRNREPETVPAHP from the coding sequence ATGCCCGACTTGCCATCCACCGCGTCCTGGTGGCTGATCTGCGCCCTGGCCCTGGCCGTGACCGGAGCCCTGGTGTGGGGGGTGCGCCGGGCCACGACCCGCGCCGCCCGCCCCGGCCGGCGTGCGGGCGCGGTGCCGCTGCACGGCGGCTATCTGGCGGCCACCGCGGTCATCGCGGTGGTGGCGCTGGGGTTGATCCTGGTGGCGTTCACCATGAGCTACGCGGCGCTGTACGAGGCCGCCACCTGGCTGGCCCACACCCAGCTGCACGCGATCAACGGCGGTGACCTGCGGTTCCTGTTCCCGTTGGGCATCGACGCGGTCATCGTCTACTTCCTGGCCATGGACCTGCTCATGGAGTGGCAGGGGCGTCGGCACGCGCTGAACCGGTGGGCGGCCTATGCGCTGTCGGCGATCACGATCATCTTGAACGTGTCCCAGGGGGACGGGTCCACCGCCTCCTACCTGGGCCACGCCGACTCGCCCATCGTCATCATCCTCATCGCCGAGGGGGTCGCGGCGTGGATCCGGCACCTGGCCGGGCTCGCGCACGGCCAGGCCGCCGACCGGATCCCCGCAGGGCGGTGGATCGCCCACCCGGTCTCCACTTTGAAGGTGGTGCGGCTCATGCTGGGGTGGGGCATCACCTCCTATCCGCAGGCCCTGGAGCACGAGCAGCGCCGCCAGTTGGCCTACGCCATGCTGCGCGAACAGCACGGCCGCACCTGGCGGCGGCACACTCCCCGCCATCTGCGGTGGATGCTGGACAACGGCTACGAGCTGGACACCGCCTTCGAGCTGACCCGGGCCATGACCTCGGCCACGGTGGCCATGACCGCCACCGAGGTCCAGCACCTGGCCACCCCCGGTGGCCAGGCCCTCGGCCACGCTCTGGCCGCGCCCTCGGAGGCGGAAGACGAGGGGAACGCCGCACCGTACCGGGAGGAGGCTGGGAACCAGGAGGCCACGCCTGTGGCCCCTGCGCAGGAGGAGCTAGCCCACGCCGCCCCGGTGACCGATCGAGCATCTGCGGCGTCGGCCGCGCAGGTGGCCCCCGCTCCGGTTGCGCTGCCCGAGCAAGTTCTGGCCGAGACCGCTCCCACCCCATCGTTCCGCCCCGAACCGGTGTCCCAGACGGAGCCTGAACCTGCACCGACGCCCACCCTGGGAGTGTTGTCGCCGGAGCAGAAACGCCGCCGGGTGCAAGAACTTCTGGTCACCCACCCGGAGATGACCGACGCCGAGCTCGCCGAACAGATTGGCTCCTCACCGCGTACCGCACGCCGCTACCGGGCCGAGCTCGGCTACCACCGCTCTCCGGTGGCCACCCGTGGCCACACCCCGAGCGATGACGGCCAACGGGGCGGCCGGAACCGGGAACCGGAAACCGTGCCCGCCCACCCCTGA
- a CDS encoding ParA family protein — translation MDIYDLINQKGGVGKTASAISLGGAMADAGERVLLVDLDPQGHLTDALGVPESPDDATLSQAILGEWEGHPRELVVAYRERLHVLPTSLDMFLLDRGLYMSQGREHRLARVLQRLEDDYDVCLIDCPPSLGATTDAALVAARSREGHRGGLIVPVEAEDSSIRALRLLLRQIGTLSQVMGVDIDVLGLVPSRFDVRDGAMVTSVLESFRALGAPPVIAEIRKRKEVREAWREKVPVTEYAPDSEVAGWFRDLAKAVRG, via the coding sequence ATGGACATCTACGACCTGATCAACCAGAAGGGCGGCGTCGGCAAGACCGCGTCGGCCATCTCCCTGGGGGGTGCGATGGCCGATGCGGGGGAGCGTGTGCTCCTGGTCGACCTGGACCCCCAGGGCCACCTCACCGACGCGCTGGGTGTGCCGGAGTCGCCCGACGACGCGACCCTGTCGCAGGCGATCCTGGGCGAGTGGGAGGGCCATCCGCGCGAGCTGGTGGTGGCCTACCGCGAACGCCTGCACGTACTGCCCACGTCGCTGGACATGTTCCTGCTCGACCGGGGGCTGTACATGAGCCAGGGGCGCGAGCACCGCCTGGCCCGGGTCCTGCAGCGTTTGGAGGACGACTACGACGTGTGCCTCATCGACTGCCCTCCCTCCCTGGGGGCGACCACCGACGCCGCCCTGGTCGCGGCCCGCAGCAGGGAGGGACACCGGGGCGGCCTCATCGTCCCGGTGGAGGCCGAGGACTCCTCGATCCGGGCGCTGCGGTTGCTGCTGCGGCAGATCGGCACCCTGAGCCAGGTCATGGGCGTGGACATCGACGTCCTGGGACTGGTGCCCTCGCGGTTCGACGTACGCGACGGGGCCATGGTCACCAGCGTGCTGGAGTCCTTCCGGGCCCTGGGTGCGCCGCCGGTGATCGCCGAGATCCGCAAGCGCAAGGAGGTCCGCGAGGCATGGCGGGAGAAGGTCCCGGTGACCGAGTACGCCCCCGACTCCGAAGTCGCCGGCTGGTTCCGGGACCTGGCCAAGGCGGTGCGCGGATGA
- a CDS encoding type II toxin-antitoxin system PemK/MazF family toxin: MTPVRGRVYWVYLDTEEGEQQRKPYAVVSNNHRNRNLGDCLAVRLTTTRKQERTTVVPLGPADAPLRGYVLCDEITLLFADELLEDVGVLSHATMTRVAAGLKAALDLS, translated from the coding sequence ATGACCCCGGTCCGGGGCCGCGTCTACTGGGTCTACCTGGACACCGAGGAGGGCGAGCAGCAGCGCAAGCCCTACGCGGTGGTCTCCAACAACCACCGCAACCGCAACCTCGGGGACTGCCTGGCGGTGCGCCTGACCACCACCCGCAAGCAGGAGCGCACCACCGTGGTGCCTCTGGGGCCGGCCGATGCCCCGCTGCGCGGGTACGTGCTGTGCGACGAGATCACCCTGCTGTTCGCCGATGAGCTGCTGGAGGACGTCGGGGTGCTGAGCCACGCCACCATGACCCGGGTCGCCGCCGGGCTCAAAGCCGCCCTCGACCTGTCCTGA
- the dnaB gene encoding replicative DNA helicase: protein MSPHEDTRVPPHDLQAEQSVLGGMMLSADAAVDVMAVLAAGHFYRPAHQVIYTTICSLMDQGEPVDVVSVNAELTRRGESERVGGALYLYTLANAVPTAANAGYYARIVFDHALLRRLIEVGTRAAQLGYAAQGDPVDLVDAVQGEILAITQTQTKEEDPLPADYLPAAMDRIEQRAAQGGGLQGLPTGFADLDALTSGLLAGQMIVIGARPAVGKTTLALDMAREAAFRAGATVAFFSLEMGEEEIVDRMLSAEARVPLHGIKSGMVKDYHWEALRAVMPVISDSKLVIKTGVSQLAQIRAACRRIKRSLGLRMVVVDYLQLVQTDGRYDSKQQEVTEISRALKLLAQELGITMVALSQLNRRSEDRAGKRPQMSDLRESGAIEQDSDIVILLHREDLHDKDSPRSGEADLLVVKHRNGPTCDITVAFQGHYSRFVDMHHR from the coding sequence ATGAGCCCACACGAGGACACCCGCGTCCCGCCGCACGACCTCCAGGCCGAGCAGTCCGTGCTCGGCGGGATGATGCTCTCCGCCGACGCCGCCGTGGACGTCATGGCGGTCCTGGCGGCCGGGCACTTCTACCGGCCCGCGCACCAGGTCATCTACACCACGATCTGCTCGCTCATGGACCAGGGCGAGCCCGTAGACGTGGTCTCGGTCAACGCCGAGCTCACCCGCCGCGGCGAGTCGGAACGCGTCGGCGGCGCCCTGTACCTGTACACCCTGGCCAACGCCGTCCCCACCGCCGCGAACGCCGGCTACTACGCCCGCATCGTGTTCGACCACGCCCTGCTGCGCCGCCTGATCGAGGTCGGCACCCGCGCGGCCCAGCTGGGCTACGCCGCCCAGGGCGACCCGGTGGACCTGGTGGACGCCGTCCAGGGCGAGATCCTCGCGATCACCCAGACCCAGACCAAAGAGGAAGACCCGCTGCCGGCCGACTACCTGCCCGCCGCGATGGACCGCATCGAACAGCGCGCGGCCCAGGGCGGCGGCCTCCAAGGGCTGCCGACCGGGTTCGCTGACCTGGACGCCCTCACCAGCGGCCTGCTGGCCGGTCAGATGATCGTGATCGGCGCCCGCCCGGCAGTCGGCAAGACCACCCTGGCTCTGGACATGGCCCGCGAGGCCGCCTTCCGGGCCGGGGCGACCGTGGCGTTCTTCTCCCTGGAGATGGGCGAGGAGGAGATCGTCGACCGGATGCTCTCAGCCGAGGCACGGGTGCCATTGCACGGCATTAAGTCCGGGATGGTGAAGGACTACCACTGGGAGGCCCTCCGGGCGGTGATGCCTGTGATCAGCGACTCGAAGCTGGTGATCAAGACCGGGGTGAGCCAGCTCGCCCAGATCCGCGCGGCGTGCCGGCGTATCAAGCGGTCCCTGGGACTGCGGATGGTCGTGGTCGACTACCTCCAGCTCGTTCAGACCGACGGCCGCTACGACAGCAAGCAGCAGGAGGTCACCGAGATCTCCCGCGCATTGAAGCTGCTGGCCCAAGAGCTGGGGATCACCATGGTGGCACTGTCCCAGCTCAACCGCAGGTCCGAGGACCGCGCAGGCAAGAGGCCGCAGATGTCGGACCTGCGCGAGAGCGGCGCGATCGAGCAGGACAGCGACATCGTGATCCTGTTGCACCGCGAGGACCTGCACGACAAGGACTCCCCGCGCTCGGGCGAGGCCGACCTGCTCGTGGTCAAGCACCGCAACGGCCCTACCTGCGACATCACGGTGGCGTTCCAAGGGCACTACAGCCGCTTCGTGGACATGCACCACAGGTAG